CGGTAGCCGGGGAGTGTATCTTCTTCGTGGGGTTGGCCGAGGTATTGAGTCCTCGAAAGGAAAGGAACCCATTGGCTCAGCCGTTGTACGAGGTCGCTGCGGCAACACATCCCGGGATGGTTCGCCGCGGCAATGAAGATGCATTTGGACTCAGCCGGGAAGACGGTGTCTTCCTGGTCTGCGACGGCATGGGTGGAGCGGCAGCCGGAGAAGTCGCCAGCAGCATGACCGTCGCCGAGATTCTCAAGAGTTTTGAGGGCTGGAGGGGGGACAAGGAAGCGTGGCTCTCCCCCGCGGCGATCTTACGGGACGCTATCGCCGCCGCGAATCGCACGATTTTCTGCAAGGGAGCGAAGGATCCGCGTCTTTATGGAATGGGGACGACGCTGGTTGCCCTGGTCCTCTCAGGCAACTCGGCATGGGTGGCAAATGTTGGTGACAGCCGCTGCTACAGATTGCGCGGCGGCGCTCTGGAACAGATGACGCTCGATCACTCCTGGGTTGAGGAGCAGGTGCGCGTCGGGGCGATCACGGCAGACGAGGCGGCGCATTCTCCGCTTCGCAATGTGATTACCCGGGCAGTCGGCTCCCAGAAAACCATCTCTTCAGATATCGCGGAGCTATCCCTGGTGGCCGGGGACCTGTTTTTGCTATGCAGCGACGGCCTTACACGCGAGTTGGGCTCAGAAGAATTACAGACAATTTTGCTGAAGGAGTGCAATCTGGAGGCGGCATGTAAACGGCTGATTCAATCAGCCAACCGTCACGGTGGTCACGACAATATCACCTGTCTGCTGGTGCGGGTCACTGGGCGAGGCGCAGAATAGCGTGGTCGCAGCGACACTTGTGCGCTTCGAATCCTGAGGAGAAGGATGTGCGATGAGCGAAATCCTGCTGGTCGGAGTTGTGGGCGCCGGAACGATGGGCAATGGTATCGCTCACGTATTTGCCCAGCGCGGCTATGAGGTCCGGATCTGCGAATTGGAGCAGCGCTTCCTGGAGCGTGGCCTGGAAACCATCAAGCGCAACATGGAGCGGGAGGCGATCAAGGGCAAGGTGACGGAGCCGGACGTGATCGCGGCGCTCAAGCGCATCGAGGGCACTCTGGATCGAAGAGCGCTTGCCGACTGCGATTTTGTGATCGAGGCGGCTACGGAGCGTTTTGAGTCGAAGGCAGAGATCTTCCAGCAACTGGATGAAATGCTGCCTGAGAAGGTGGTCCTGGCGTCCAATACCTCCTCCATCTCCATTACGCGGCTGGCTGCGCAGACCAAGCGGCCGGGGCAGGTGGTGGGGATGCACTTCTTCAACCCGGTCCCTGTGATGAAGCTGGTCGAGATCATCCGCGGATTGGCTACCACTCCGGCCACATTTGAAGTGGTCAAGAGCCTGGCTACGCGACTGGGCAAGACGCCCATTGAGGTGAAGGATGCACCGGGCTTCGTATCCAACCGCGTGCTGATGCCGCTGCTGAATGAGGCCATGTTCGCCGTCATGGAGGGCGTGGCTACGCCGGAAGCCATCGATGAAGTCTTCAAACTGGGCATGGCGCATCCAATGGGGCCTCTGACCCTGGCGGACTTCATCGGGCTCGACGTTTGCCTGGACATTATGCGCGTGCTGCACAGTGGCTTTGGCGACTCCAAGTACCGGCCCTGCCCGCTGCTGGTGCGCATGGTGGACGCGGGATGGCTGGGCCGCAAGTCGGGACGGGGCTTCTTTCTCTACTAGGGCTTGCGTACCAGGGGCTCGCGCGCTTAGGACCTGTTCTCTGTTAATCGACTAGTAACGGAATTGGTCCCGGTCAGCGAACGGTGTCCTCTCTTGCACAGCGATTCGCTGTATCCTGATCGATATGGTGAGGATGACAGTGCTGGCCAGCGGTTCCAAAGGCAACAGCACAATTGTCTCCTCCAGCCGCACGCGCATTCTGGTGGATGCCGGATTGAGCTGCCGAGAACTCTTCAAGCGTATGCAGTCCGCGGGTGAGGATCCCCGCCAACTTGACGCCATTCTCATCACCCACGAGCACCAGGACCACGTTCAGGGAGTCTCTGTTACGGCACGGAAGCTGGGGATTCCGGTATATTTCACCGAAGCGACGCATCGCGCCTGGATGCGCTGGATGACGCCCCAGAAGCGGGTGACCTACGCGGACTGGCTGGCACAGCGCAAAGCCGATGCCGCGGCGAAGGACGAGGCAGCAGAGAAGACGGAGGCCTCCGGGGAACCAGAGCCGCTGGAACTGGCGGCGAATGCGGCAGAAGAAGAGATTGTCGATGCGCCGGATCCGTGTGCCTTGCCCGGGGTGGAGTACTTCACTGCGGGGGCGGATTTCTGCATTGGGGATATTGCGGTTACCCCCTTCACGATCCCTCATGATGCTGCCGATCCTTGCGGGTTCGTCTTTGTCGCAGAGGGGATCCGGGTAGCGGTTGCGACGGACCTGGGGTACATTCCGCCCAATGTTCAGATGCACTTACGGCATTGCGACGTGTTGATGCTCGAATCCAACCATGATCTCGAGATGCTGCGCGATGGGCCGTATCCCTGGAGTGTGAAGCAGCGGGTTCTGTCGCGGGTGGGGCATCTTTCGAATGATGCGGCTGCGGATTTTCTTGAGAAAATCTATGACGGACACGCAACGTATGTCATTCTGGCACATCTCTCAGAGAGCAATAATTTACCCGAGCTGGCCAGGGTATCGGCCGAAAGGGCCCTGCGGGACCGGATGGGCCTGTTAGGTAATCAGTTAATGCTCGCCCGGCAAAGTGATGCACTTGACTCTATCTCTTTGTAAGCCGACGCGTTAAAATAAAGAGTCCGGCAGAAATCCTGAGTTTTGTGAGTTGAGTCCTGGCCGGTATTTTTACGCAATCAGAAAACGAGTGTAGAAAAATTCAATGTCAACAAAAACATGCACAGATCCAGTCGTAGGAGACATACTTTCAAGTTGGAGATATGACATTTCCGGCATCAGCCCGGAGATGCGTACGGACTACGAGCAGCATCTGGCGGAGTGCAGCCAGTGCCGTTCTCGTCAACGACTCCACAGAACGATTGATGTCACCCTCATCGGATTCAGCACGGTGTCCATTGCGGTGTTTCTGCTGGCTCTCGCGTACATTCATCGCGTGGAGCCGCTGCAGCACTGGGCGCTGGTGCACCTCCAGGTGCGCGATAACTATTACGCGCTGACCTTGCAGGCCGCCGCTGTTCTGGGGCTGCTGGTTTCGCTATTGCTCTGGGTGCTGGTCGCGATTGCTACTCCCGCTCCGATGTATCTGCGAGGCATGGCATTAAACCAACTCCACGGCCGCGTGCCGGAGGAAATGCAAGACCGCCACCCCCGGAACGTCGCGTAACCGACAGAATCCGCGGAACGGGCCGAATCCACGCAGGAAACGCAAAATGCCTCCGGAATCTTCCGGGGGCATTTGTGCTTCAGGCGGATATCCCTGCGCTTCAGACGGAGAGATCCACCGGTCCATTTTGCCGCAGAGTATCGAGGGAGCAGAGAAGGTCCAACACCGTCTGCAGTTGTTCGGCTGCGGCGGAATTCTGCTCTGTGAGCTCAAAGGCCACGTAGCGCTCAAACTCATCGATGTAGTTGTAGCGCTGGTTGCCGGAGCGTCCGCTCCGCAGCGCGTGGCAGCCCTCTCCCGGAACCAGCCTCATTGGTACGCCGGTCAGGCAAATATAGCCTGTGGCGGTGAGCAATTCCTCTTGCATCAGCCGGTTTGCCAGGTGCAGAGCCTCGTCTGTGCTCATATCGCGCATATCAAACTGAGCCGCTATCTCTTCCAGTACCCGGCTAGCCGAGTGCGCGGTCTCTTCCTGGCGCGAGGGAAACGGGTGCTCCCGCTCGCGGATTGCATCGGGATTTCGCAGCGGCAGAGCGCTCGAGATGCCGGACGTTCGTTCCACTCGCATGTAGTTTGCCCCCTTGCTGGGTATTTCGGCTGAGGGCGGGGAATTTTGAGGGCTACGGCCTATTTTTCTGTGAGTTTTCTAATTTTTGTCCGTTATTTGGTCAATTTGAGTCTGGAAAGCCACATCGATTTGTCGGGAACGACCATTTCTAGTCCAGCAGCAGACCGCCGGTGAGCTCCGAGACTACCTTGACGTTATGACTGCGGCACCAGTGCTCCAGTCCATGGCTGATGCGCTCGACGGCCCTGGGATCCGCGTAACTTGCCGTGCCCACCTGAACCGCGGTGGCTCCGGCAAGGAGAAATTCGACGGCGTCCTCGGGAGTGGTAATGCCGCCCATGCCGAGGATGGGGATCGATACGGCCCGGGAAGCTTCGTAGACCATTCGGAGCGCGATGGGTTTGATCGCCGGTCCGGAGAGTCCTGCAGTGACGTTGGCGATGCGCGGGCGGCGTGTTTCCGGATCGATAGCGAGCGACAGAAAGGTGTTGACGAGCGACAGGGCATCGGCGCCCGAGTTGGCGGCGCAGCGGGCCATCTCCGCAATGGAGGTGACATTGGGGGAGAGCTTCACGATGAGGGGGCGGTTGGCCCGGTTCTTCGCCCGGGTTACCAGGTCATCGAGCAGGCGCGGGTCGCTTCCGAAGACCATTCCGCCCTCGTGTACGTTGGGGCAGGAGACGTTCAGTTCGTAGGCTGCGATGCCGTCCACCTGGTTGAGGCGGTCGATGACCTGGATGTAATCCGCCACGGTATAGCCGAAGACATTCACAAAGACGGCGCAGGTGGGATAACGGCGCAGCAGGGGCAGCTTCTTCTCGAGAAATGCCTCGACGCCGATGTTCTGCAGGCCGATGGCGTTCATCATGCCGGAGGCGGTCTGCACAATGCGCGGTGCCTGATTGCCGGCCATCGGCTCGCGGGAGAGACCCTTGGTTACCAGGCCGCCGA
This Acidisarcina sp. DNA region includes the following protein-coding sequences:
- a CDS encoding Stp1/IreP family PP2C-type Ser/Thr phosphatase — its product is MAQPLYEVAAATHPGMVRRGNEDAFGLSREDGVFLVCDGMGGAAAGEVASSMTVAEILKSFEGWRGDKEAWLSPAAILRDAIAAANRTIFCKGAKDPRLYGMGTTLVALVLSGNSAWVANVGDSRCYRLRGGALEQMTLDHSWVEEQVRVGAITADEAAHSPLRNVITRAVGSQKTISSDIAELSLVAGDLFLLCSDGLTRELGSEELQTILLKECNLEAACKRLIQSANRHGGHDNITCLLVRVTGRGAE
- a CDS encoding 3-hydroxybutyryl-CoA dehydrogenase; translated protein: MSEILLVGVVGAGTMGNGIAHVFAQRGYEVRICELEQRFLERGLETIKRNMEREAIKGKVTEPDVIAALKRIEGTLDRRALADCDFVIEAATERFESKAEIFQQLDEMLPEKVVLASNTSSISITRLAAQTKRPGQVVGMHFFNPVPVMKLVEIIRGLATTPATFEVVKSLATRLGKTPIEVKDAPGFVSNRVLMPLLNEAMFAVMEGVATPEAIDEVFKLGMAHPMGPLTLADFIGLDVCLDIMRVLHSGFGDSKYRPCPLLVRMVDAGWLGRKSGRGFFLY
- a CDS encoding MBL fold metallo-hydrolase, whose product is MTVLASGSKGNSTIVSSSRTRILVDAGLSCRELFKRMQSAGEDPRQLDAILITHEHQDHVQGVSVTARKLGIPVYFTEATHRAWMRWMTPQKRVTYADWLAQRKADAAAKDEAAEKTEASGEPEPLELAANAAEEEIVDAPDPCALPGVEYFTAGADFCIGDIAVTPFTIPHDAADPCGFVFVAEGIRVAVATDLGYIPPNVQMHLRHCDVLMLESNHDLEMLRDGPYPWSVKQRVLSRVGHLSNDAAADFLEKIYDGHATYVILAHLSESNNLPELARVSAERALRDRMGLLGNQLMLARQSDALDSISL
- a CDS encoding dihydroorotate dehydrogenase is translated as MRVQLAGITLTSPVVAASGTFGYGIEFEDIVDLDRLGGLVTKGLSREPMAGNQAPRIVQTASGMMNAIGLQNIGVEAFLEKKLPLLRRYPTCAVFVNVFGYTVADYIQVIDRLNQVDGIAAYELNVSCPNVHEGGMVFGSDPRLLDDLVTRAKNRANRPLIVKLSPNVTSIAEMARCAANSGADALSLVNTFLSLAIDPETRRPRIANVTAGLSGPAIKPIALRMVYEASRAVSIPILGMGGITTPEDAVEFLLAGATAVQVGTASYADPRAVERISHGLEHWCRSHNVKVVSELTGGLLLD